In Streptomyces sp. NBC_00091, the following proteins share a genomic window:
- a CDS encoding DUF3492 domain-containing protein — MRIGLLTEGGYPYAAGEARLWCDRLVRGLPQHEFELYALSRSAEQEERGRVPLPRHVTRVRTAPLWAPADDGRTHSRRERRRFAECFGELVRGICAGLPDAFAAGLYGLAELAREQGGMYAALRSETAVRAVESACRAPGAGRTVQAARVTDLLEFVDELERALRPLSLDWYEDPGLGRVDVCHAAAGGVAAVPGLLAKRFFGVPLLVTEYGVQLRAHYLEQRPDAPPGPGGPGTPSPAVRALLAAFHIRLAGEIYARADLLTPGNAHARRWQERCGAPRERLRTVYPGMEADRFAAVGEDPECGDPDTLVWVGRIGPAKDLIALLHAFAEVRRAAPHTRLRIFAAAAAPGYLADCRSLAAQLFPDEAADARTVGESPVTFEEIGGPGAPSPADAYGAGRIVVLSSVIEGFPITLAEAMFCGRATVSTDVGAVREVIGGTGLVVPPRNPRALADACLALLGDPERAQRLGAAARARALELFTVEQNVEAFRESYLRLLATGSPRAEGAAPFAWPAEARVAGPWVARAAGTASEVAV, encoded by the coding sequence GTGCGGATCGGACTGCTCACGGAAGGTGGTTATCCGTATGCGGCGGGAGAGGCGAGGCTCTGGTGCGACCGGCTCGTGCGCGGACTGCCGCAGCACGAGTTCGAGCTGTACGCGCTGAGCCGCAGCGCCGAGCAGGAGGAGCGCGGCCGGGTCCCGCTCCCGCGGCACGTCACCCGGGTGCGGACCGCCCCGCTGTGGGCCCCCGCCGACGACGGGCGGACGCACTCCCGCCGCGAGCGCCGGCGCTTCGCCGAGTGCTTCGGGGAGTTGGTGCGGGGCATCTGCGCCGGCCTGCCCGACGCCTTTGCCGCCGGACTGTACGGGCTCGCCGAACTCGCCCGCGAACAGGGCGGGATGTACGCGGCCCTGCGCTCCGAGACGGCCGTGCGGGCGGTGGAGTCCGCCTGCCGGGCCCCGGGCGCCGGCCGCACCGTACAGGCGGCGCGGGTGACGGACCTGCTGGAGTTCGTGGACGAACTGGAGCGTGCGCTGCGGCCGTTGTCCCTCGACTGGTACGAGGACCCCGGGCTCGGCCGGGTGGACGTGTGCCATGCCGCGGCCGGCGGGGTGGCGGCCGTCCCCGGGCTGTTGGCCAAACGCTTCTTCGGGGTCCCGCTGCTGGTCACCGAGTACGGGGTCCAGCTCCGCGCCCACTACCTGGAACAGCGCCCCGACGCTCCCCCCGGGCCCGGCGGGCCGGGAACCCCCAGCCCCGCCGTACGCGCACTGCTGGCCGCCTTCCACATCCGCCTCGCCGGGGAGATCTACGCCCGCGCCGACCTGCTCACCCCCGGCAACGCGCACGCCCGCCGCTGGCAGGAGCGGTGCGGGGCGCCCCGGGAACGGCTGCGGACCGTGTACCCGGGGATGGAGGCGGACCGATTCGCCGCCGTCGGGGAGGACCCGGAGTGCGGGGACCCCGACACCCTGGTGTGGGTCGGGCGGATCGGCCCCGCCAAGGACCTGATCGCCCTGCTGCACGCCTTCGCGGAAGTCCGCCGGGCCGCGCCGCACACCCGGCTGCGGATCTTCGCCGCGGCGGCCGCGCCGGGCTACCTCGCCGACTGCCGCTCGCTGGCCGCCCAGCTGTTCCCCGACGAGGCCGCCGACGCGCGGACGGTGGGGGAGAGCCCCGTCACCTTCGAGGAGATCGGCGGGCCCGGGGCGCCCTCGCCCGCCGACGCGTACGGGGCCGGGCGGATCGTGGTGCTGTCCTCGGTGATCGAGGGCTTCCCGATCACCCTGGCCGAGGCCATGTTCTGCGGCCGGGCCACCGTGTCCACGGACGTCGGGGCGGTCCGCGAGGTCATCGGCGGGACCGGGCTCGTCGTCCCGCCGCGCAACCCGCGGGCACTGGCCGACGCCTGCCTCGCACTGCTGGGGGACCCCGAGCGGGCCCAGCGGCTCGGGGCGGCGGCGCGGGCCAGGGCGCTGGAGCTGTTCACCGTCGAGCAGAACGTGGAGGCCTTCCGGGAGAGCTACCTGCGGCTGCTCGCCACCGGTTCCCCGCGGGCGGAGGGCGCAGCGCCGTTCGCGTGGCCCGCGGAGGCGAGGGTGGCCGGGCCCTGGGTCGCCCGTGCCGCCGGTACGGCTTCGGAGGTCGCCGTATGA
- a CDS encoding ABC transporter ATP-binding protein, which translates to MTDPLVEVRDLVVEFPVGGPGEYVRAVDGVSFTLEPGRALGLVGESGSGKSTVAAALLGLHRGTGARLGGTVLVDGTDVAAAPPARLRELRGAAAAMVFQDPLSSLDPYYAIGDQIAEVYRTHTAASRRAARARAVEVLDRVGIPDAVRRSRARPHEFSGGMRQRALIAMALACEPRLLIADEPTTALDVTVQAQILDLLHGLRAERGLGLLLVTHDVGVAAESVDDLLVMREGAAVERGPVDRVLSAPSAPYTRALLESVPRLDAPRTPRTPTGPAAGREDPVVEAFALRREFGRGKRRVEAVGGVSLAVRAGETLGIVGESGSGKSTLGRMLVGLLEPSSGQVRHAGAEVTGIAEGAQMVFQDPVSSLNPRRSVGESIADPLRAAGERDEAAVRARVGELLTRVGLEPGHYDRYPHEFSGGQRQRVGIARALAPRPRLIVCDEPVSALDVTTQAQVTALLAELQRELGIALVFIAHDLAVVRQVSDRVAVMRGGLVVEEGPVDEVYERPAHAYTRQLLDAVPVPDAALAAERRSARRSERQESFA; encoded by the coding sequence ATGACCGACCCGCTCGTGGAAGTACGCGACCTCGTGGTCGAGTTCCCCGTCGGCGGCCCCGGGGAGTACGTACGGGCGGTGGACGGGGTCTCCTTCACCCTGGAACCCGGCCGCGCCCTCGGCCTCGTGGGGGAGTCCGGCAGCGGCAAGTCCACCGTGGCCGCCGCCCTGCTCGGACTGCACCGGGGCACGGGAGCCCGGCTCGGCGGCACCGTCCTGGTCGACGGCACCGACGTGGCCGCCGCCCCGCCCGCACGCCTGCGGGAGCTGCGCGGCGCCGCCGCCGCGATGGTCTTCCAGGACCCCCTCAGCTCCCTCGACCCCTACTACGCCATCGGCGACCAGATCGCCGAGGTCTACCGCACCCACACGGCGGCCTCCCGCCGGGCCGCCCGGGCCCGGGCCGTCGAGGTACTGGACCGCGTAGGCATCCCCGACGCCGTACGCCGCTCCCGCGCCCGGCCGCACGAGTTCAGCGGCGGCATGCGCCAGCGCGCCCTCATCGCGATGGCCCTGGCCTGCGAGCCGCGGCTGCTGATCGCCGACGAGCCGACCACCGCCCTCGACGTCACCGTCCAGGCGCAGATCCTGGACCTGCTGCACGGGCTGCGCGCCGAACGGGGCCTCGGGCTGCTGCTGGTCACGCACGACGTGGGCGTCGCGGCAGAGAGCGTGGACGACCTGCTGGTCATGCGGGAGGGCGCCGCCGTGGAGCGGGGCCCGGTGGACCGGGTCCTCTCCGCCCCGTCGGCCCCCTACACCCGGGCCCTGCTGGAGTCGGTCCCGAGACTGGACGCGCCCCGCACGCCCCGCACGCCCACCGGCCCGGCGGCCGGCCGGGAGGATCCCGTGGTCGAAGCCTTCGCGCTGCGCCGGGAGTTCGGGCGCGGCAAGCGGCGCGTCGAAGCCGTCGGCGGGGTCTCCCTCGCTGTCCGGGCGGGGGAGACGCTGGGCATCGTAGGGGAGAGCGGCAGCGGCAAGAGCACGCTCGGGCGGATGCTCGTCGGCCTGCTGGAGCCCAGCTCGGGGCAGGTCCGGCACGCCGGAGCCGAGGTCACCGGGATCGCGGAGGGCGCCCAGATGGTCTTCCAGGACCCGGTCTCCTCCCTCAACCCGCGCCGCTCCGTCGGCGAGTCCATCGCCGACCCGCTGCGCGCGGCCGGCGAGCGCGACGAGGCCGCGGTCCGGGCCCGGGTCGGCGAACTCCTGACCCGCGTCGGCCTGGAACCGGGCCACTACGACCGCTACCCGCACGAGTTCAGCGGCGGCCAGCGCCAGCGCGTCGGCATCGCCCGCGCCCTGGCCCCCCGGCCCCGGCTGATCGTCTGCGACGAGCCGGTGTCCGCCCTCGACGTCACCACCCAGGCACAGGTCACGGCGCTGCTGGCCGAGCTCCAGCGGGAACTGGGCATCGCGCTCGTCTTCATCGCCCACGACCTCGCGGTGGTCCGGCAGGTCAGCGACCGGGTCGCCGTCATGCGCGGCGGCCTGGTCGTCGAGGAGGGCCCGGTGGACGAGGTGTACGAGCGGCCCGCCCACGCCTACACGCGGCAGCTGCTCGACGCCGTGCCCGTACCGGACGCGGCCCTCGCCGCCGAACGCCGCTCCGCGCGCCGCTCCGAACGCCAGGAGTCTTTCGCGTAA
- a CDS encoding ABC transporter permease — protein sequence MTGFVLKRLGGALLVLLALSVLVYALFYVAPGDPARLACGERCNPQQIAQVREQLGLNDSVITQYLHFLQGLVAGRDYSGGAGLVLHCDAPCLGFSYQNDRQVTELILERLPATFSLALGALVIWLVVGVGTGLLSAVRRGGLTERALTVLTLAATGTPVFILGLLLLMAVCAYLQWLPFPTYVPFGEDPEQWAWNLLLPWATLGFFESAKYARITRSSTLETLAEDHIRTFRAYGVGERALVTRHAVRGAVGPVIALSAVDFGTMIGGAVLTESLFGIPGLGKTLIDGVRVVDLPVVVGVVLAIGTAVVIAGAVADLLHALADRRVALA from the coding sequence ATGACCGGCTTCGTACTCAAACGGCTCGGCGGGGCCCTGCTGGTCCTGCTCGCCCTGTCCGTCCTCGTCTACGCCCTCTTCTACGTCGCCCCCGGCGACCCCGCCCGCCTCGCCTGCGGGGAGCGCTGCAACCCGCAGCAGATCGCCCAGGTCCGCGAACAGCTCGGGCTGAACGACTCCGTCATCACCCAGTACCTGCACTTCCTCCAGGGGCTGGTGGCCGGCCGCGACTACTCCGGCGGAGCGGGCCTCGTACTGCACTGCGACGCCCCCTGCCTCGGCTTCTCGTACCAGAACGACCGCCAGGTCACCGAGCTGATCCTGGAGCGGCTGCCCGCCACCTTCTCGCTGGCCCTCGGCGCCCTGGTGATCTGGCTCGTCGTCGGTGTCGGCACCGGGCTCCTGTCGGCGGTCCGCCGGGGCGGGCTCACCGAACGGGCCCTGACCGTGCTGACCCTCGCCGCCACCGGCACCCCCGTCTTCATCCTCGGCCTGCTGCTGCTCATGGCCGTCTGCGCCTACCTCCAGTGGCTGCCCTTCCCGACGTACGTGCCCTTCGGCGAGGACCCCGAGCAGTGGGCCTGGAACCTGCTGCTGCCCTGGGCCACCCTCGGCTTCTTCGAGAGCGCCAAGTACGCCCGCATCACCCGAAGTTCCACCCTGGAGACGCTCGCCGAGGACCACATCCGCACCTTCCGCGCCTACGGGGTGGGGGAGCGGGCCCTGGTCACCCGGCACGCGGTGCGCGGGGCCGTCGGGCCCGTGATCGCCCTCAGCGCCGTCGACTTCGGCACGATGATCGGCGGCGCGGTGCTGACCGAGTCCCTCTTCGGCATCCCCGGACTCGGCAAGACCCTCATCGACGGGGTCCGCGTCGTGGACCTGCCCGTCGTCGTCGGCGTCGTCCTCGCCATCGGGACGGCCGTGGTCATCGCCGGCGCCGTCGCCGACCTGCTCCATGCCCTCGCCGACCGAAGGGTGGCCCTCGCATGA